One Caulobacter segnis genomic window carries:
- the nagE gene encoding N-acetylglucosamine-specific PTS transporter subunit IIBC, whose protein sequence is MKSPLEILQPLGRALMLPIAVLPVAGLLLRLGQPDLLNIGFIAAAGDAIFSNLGLLFAIGVAVGLARENNGAAGLAGVVCFLIATEGAKALLHVPAETTAGLITAHADLAGAAYKAKALAKLSVPIGILSGVIGGLFYNRFSGFKLPEYLAFFSGRRFVPIVSGLAGLLMAVLIGWGYDAINGGVDAASRAIVGSGELGLLVYGFLNRILIVTGLHHILNNIAWFVVGDFHGATGDLRRFFAGDPNAGGFMSGFFPVMMFGLPAACLAMYHTARPEKRKAVGGMLVSLALTSFLTGVTEPIEFSFMFLAPALYAVHAILTGVSMALMNALHVKLGFTFSAGLFDYVLNFGKATNPLWLLPIGAVYAGVYYGLFRFFIQTLNLKTPGREDDDLAAPAIVATGGGRGADFVQALGGAGNLTSVDACTTRLRLIVADQAAVSEPALKALGARGIVKPSDKALQVVLGPIADAVAGEIRAALSQGNAGGQAARPAVQPAKPAPSQLPTVEDDRKAQALLAALGGAGNLKAVGTCYSRLRVVVADPAAVDEQALHAAGLRGLVRVGDHALHIVLGPTAERVAEAINCMI, encoded by the coding sequence ATGAAGTCTCCGCTCGAGATCCTCCAGCCGCTGGGCCGGGCCCTGATGCTGCCGATCGCGGTGCTGCCGGTGGCGGGGCTGCTTCTGCGCCTGGGCCAGCCGGACCTCTTGAACATCGGCTTCATCGCCGCGGCCGGCGACGCGATCTTCTCCAACCTGGGTCTCCTCTTCGCCATCGGCGTGGCCGTGGGCCTGGCCCGCGAGAACAACGGCGCGGCGGGCCTGGCCGGGGTGGTCTGCTTCCTGATCGCCACCGAGGGGGCCAAGGCCCTGCTGCATGTCCCGGCCGAGACGACGGCGGGGCTGATCACCGCCCATGCGGATCTGGCCGGCGCGGCCTACAAGGCCAAGGCCCTGGCCAAGCTCAGCGTGCCGATCGGCATTCTCTCGGGCGTGATCGGCGGCCTGTTCTACAACCGCTTCTCAGGCTTCAAGCTGCCCGAGTACCTGGCCTTCTTCAGCGGCCGGCGCTTCGTGCCGATCGTCTCGGGCCTGGCGGGTCTCTTGATGGCCGTGCTGATCGGCTGGGGCTATGACGCCATCAACGGCGGCGTCGACGCCGCCAGCCGGGCCATCGTCGGCTCGGGCGAGCTGGGCCTGCTGGTCTACGGGTTCTTGAACCGCATCCTGATCGTCACCGGCCTGCACCACATCCTCAACAACATCGCCTGGTTCGTGGTGGGCGACTTCCATGGGGCCACCGGGGACCTGCGGCGCTTCTTCGCCGGCGACCCCAACGCCGGCGGCTTCATGAGCGGCTTCTTCCCGGTGATGATGTTTGGCCTGCCGGCCGCCTGCCTGGCCATGTACCACACCGCCCGGCCCGAGAAGCGCAAGGCCGTGGGCGGCATGCTGGTCTCCCTGGCCCTAACCTCGTTCCTGACCGGGGTGACCGAGCCGATCGAGTTCTCGTTCATGTTCCTGGCCCCGGCGCTCTACGCCGTGCACGCCATCCTGACGGGCGTGTCGATGGCCCTGATGAACGCCCTGCATGTGAAGCTGGGCTTCACCTTCTCGGCGGGGCTGTTCGACTATGTGCTCAACTTCGGCAAGGCGACCAATCCGCTCTGGCTGCTGCCGATCGGGGCGGTCTATGCGGGGGTCTATTACGGGCTCTTCCGGTTCTTCATCCAGACGCTGAACCTCAAGACCCCCGGCCGCGAGGACGACGACCTGGCCGCGCCGGCCATCGTCGCCACCGGCGGCGGGCGCGGGGCCGACTTCGTCCAGGCCCTGGGCGGGGCCGGCAACCTGACTTCCGTCGACGCCTGCACCACCCGCCTGCGCCTGATCGTCGCCGACCAGGCCGCCGTCAGCGAACCGGCGCTCAAGGCCCTCGGCGCGCGGGGGATCGTCAAGCCCTCCGACAAGGCGCTGCAAGTCGTCCTCGGCCCCATCGCCGACGCCGTCGCCGGCGAGATCCGCGCGGCCCTCAGCCAGGGAAATGCGGGCGGCCAGGCGGCCCGGCCCGCCGTCCAGCCAGCCAAGCCCGCGCCGTCCCAGCTCCCCACCGTCGAGGACGACCGCAAGGCCCAGGCCCTCCTCGCCGCCCTCGGCGGGGCGGGGAACCTCAAGGCCGTCGGAACCTGCTACAGCCGCCTGCGCGTCGTCGTCGCCGACCCCGCCGCCGTCGACGAGCAAGCCCTCCACGCCGCCGGCCTCCGAGGCCTCGTCCGCGTCGGCGACCACGCCCTCCACATCGTCCTCGGTCCCACAGCCGAACGCGTCGCAGAGGCGATCAACTGCATGATCTAG
- a CDS encoding PAS domain S-box protein, which translates to MAAEIAETEIATLRARLDRMTRLATAQTALSEAGLDLDAFMQAIVEHLAELTGAKGAIVELVDGGDLVYRAATDRVLIGTRLKRDNSFSGLCVATAEVLVCADAFADDRVDREACVQVGVGSMICAPLMHAAEALGVLKVFSEHKAAFADEDIEILRVLASMLGAQMSRQLEFQHRERLLAEKTQALECAAWEAQQRAAQEELFETAFHDAPIGMALGDLDGRIVKVNGVFCDIIGYSPEEARTLDFRAVTHPDDLESSQSYMSQLLGGEIKRHQAEKRYIRKDGSVIRVQLSVSLARGEDGRPKHFIGQIQDLTDQRAIENRYRLMAENATDIIVTTDMQGLATFVSPACEAVTGYAPEDILGRSSLPITHPDDVEPVRDAFGRLIAGQPIDRVRWRVRHKRTGEWTWLESNPVLIRDEISGAPTGYLDVLRDVTAQKAQEDALAQARLDAEAATRSKAEFLANMSHELRTPLNSIIGFTRLLTESRGLTAEDQRRVELVHGAGQALHAVIDNVLDFSKLEAAALELHAAPFDLAEMLRQAVAMLEPQAAAKDLRLRAMIDADAPASVVGDAGRLRQVLLNLLSNAVKFTARGGVTASLTRVGGDAAAPRLRVEIIDTGVGIAEAKQAGIFNRFVQAGSSVSAHYGGTGLGLAISHQLISLMGGEIGVESRPGAGSTFWFELALPAAGSRSGAQAAPAAQPPRLSGRRILVVDDVELNRELMLALLSKYGCEVGLAEDGAQAIEALRAGAFELVLMDCQMPVMDGFAATQTIRASGEAFADIPIVALTASAQPEHLARCQAAGMNAHLTKPLNPGALEAVLETVFRAAPAPASAEPERDAGEEARRYLVESMGAAAVRSLLAILVAQMENRFAQTDARTVREDAHALAGSSGMMGFLELSRTCQALEAAIDAGDDHQAALDLTRGLVSRTIGVARRWEVELAAVAVAPPRRQMLH; encoded by the coding sequence ATGGCCGCAGAAATCGCCGAGACCGAGATCGCGACCCTGCGCGCGCGGCTCGACCGCATGACCCGCCTGGCCACGGCCCAGACGGCGCTGTCGGAAGCGGGCCTGGACCTCGACGCCTTCATGCAGGCCATCGTCGAGCACCTGGCCGAGCTGACCGGCGCCAAGGGGGCGATCGTCGAGCTGGTCGACGGCGGCGACCTCGTCTATCGCGCCGCGACGGACCGGGTCCTGATCGGCACGCGCCTGAAGCGCGACAACAGTTTCTCGGGCCTGTGCGTGGCCACCGCCGAGGTGCTGGTCTGCGCCGACGCCTTCGCCGACGACCGGGTCGACCGCGAGGCCTGCGTCCAGGTCGGGGTGGGCTCGATGATCTGCGCGCCGCTGATGCACGCGGCCGAGGCCCTGGGCGTGCTGAAGGTGTTCTCCGAGCACAAGGCCGCCTTCGCCGACGAGGACATCGAGATCCTGCGGGTCCTGGCCTCGATGCTGGGCGCGCAGATGTCGCGCCAGCTGGAGTTCCAGCACCGCGAGCGCCTGCTGGCCGAGAAGACCCAGGCCCTGGAATGCGCCGCCTGGGAGGCCCAGCAGCGCGCGGCCCAGGAGGAGCTGTTCGAGACGGCCTTCCACGATGCGCCGATCGGCATGGCCCTGGGCGATCTCGACGGGCGGATCGTCAAGGTCAACGGCGTCTTCTGCGACATCATCGGCTATTCGCCGGAAGAGGCGCGGACGCTGGACTTTCGCGCGGTTACGCATCCGGACGATCTTGAGTCCAGCCAGAGCTATATGAGCCAGCTGCTGGGCGGCGAGATCAAGCGCCACCAGGCCGAGAAGCGCTACATTCGCAAGGACGGCTCGGTGATCCGGGTGCAGCTGTCGGTGTCGCTGGCCCGGGGCGAGGACGGCCGCCCCAAGCACTTCATCGGCCAGATCCAGGACCTGACCGACCAGCGGGCCATCGAGAACCGCTATCGGCTGATGGCCGAGAACGCGACCGACATCATCGTCACCACCGACATGCAGGGGCTGGCGACCTTCGTCTCGCCGGCCTGCGAGGCGGTGACCGGCTATGCGCCCGAGGACATCCTGGGCCGCTCGTCTCTGCCGATCACCCACCCGGACGACGTCGAGCCGGTGCGCGACGCCTTCGGTCGCCTGATCGCCGGCCAGCCGATCGACCGGGTGCGCTGGCGCGTGCGCCACAAGCGCACCGGCGAATGGACCTGGCTGGAATCCAACCCGGTCCTGATCCGCGACGAGATCTCGGGCGCGCCGACCGGCTATCTGGACGTGCTGCGCGACGTCACCGCCCAGAAGGCCCAGGAGGACGCCCTGGCCCAGGCCCGCCTGGACGCCGAGGCCGCGACCCGCTCCAAGGCCGAGTTCCTGGCCAACATGTCCCACGAGCTGCGCACGCCGCTGAACAGCATTATCGGCTTCACCCGCCTGCTGACCGAGAGCCGGGGTCTCACCGCCGAGGACCAGCGGCGCGTCGAGCTGGTGCACGGCGCCGGCCAGGCGCTGCACGCCGTCATCGACAACGTGCTGGACTTCTCGAAACTGGAGGCCGCGGCGCTGGAGCTGCACGCCGCGCCCTTCGACCTGGCCGAGATGCTGCGCCAGGCGGTGGCCATGCTGGAGCCGCAGGCCGCGGCCAAGGATCTGCGCCTGCGCGCCATGATCGACGCCGATGCGCCGGCCAGCGTCGTCGGCGACGCCGGCCGCCTCCGCCAGGTGCTGCTGAACCTGCTGTCCAACGCCGTGAAGTTCACCGCCAGGGGCGGCGTCACCGCCAGCCTGACGCGGGTGGGCGGCGACGCGGCCGCGCCGCGCCTGCGGGTCGAGATCATCGACACGGGCGTGGGAATCGCCGAGGCCAAGCAGGCCGGCATCTTCAACCGTTTCGTCCAGGCCGGGTCGTCGGTCTCGGCCCACTACGGCGGCACGGGCCTGGGCCTAGCCATCTCGCATCAGCTGATCAGCCTGATGGGCGGCGAGATCGGGGTCGAGAGCCGTCCGGGCGCGGGCTCGACCTTCTGGTTCGAGCTGGCCCTGCCCGCCGCCGGATCGCGCTCCGGCGCCCAGGCCGCGCCGGCCGCCCAGCCGCCGCGCCTGTCGGGCCGTCGCATCCTGGTGGTCGACGACGTCGAACTGAATCGCGAACTGATGCTCGCCCTGCTCAGCAAGTATGGCTGCGAGGTCGGGCTGGCCGAGGACGGCGCCCAGGCCATCGAGGCCCTGCGCGCGGGCGCCTTCGAGCTGGTGCTGATGGACTGCCAGATGCCGGTCATGGACGGCTTCGCGGCCACCCAGACGATCCGCGCCTCGGGCGAGGCGTTCGCCGATATCCCGATCGTGGCCTTGACCGCCAGCGCCCAGCCCGAACACCTGGCCCGCTGCCAGGCGGCGGGCATGAACGCCCATCTGACCAAGCCCCTCAATCCCGGGGCGCTGGAGGCGGTGCTGGAGACGGTGTTCAGGGCCGCGCCAGCGCCGGCCAGCGCCGAACCGGAGCGCGACGCCGGCGAGGAGGCGCGCCGCTACCTGGTCGAGTCGATGGGCGCGGCCGCCGTTCGCTCGCTGCTGGCCATCCTGGTGGCCCAGATGGAGAACCGCTTCGCCCAGACCGACGCCCGCACCGTGCGCGAGGACGCCCACGCCCTGGCCGGTTCGTCGGGCATGATGGGCTTCCTGGAGCTGTCCAGGACCTGCCAAGCCCTGGAGGCCGCCATCGACGCCGGCGACGATCATCAGGCGGCCCTGGATTTGACGCGCGGCCTCGTCTCGCGAACCATCGGGGTCGCCCGGCGTTGGGAGGTGGAGCTCGCCGCCGTCGCCGTAGCGCCGCCGCGGCGACAAATGCTGCACTGA
- a CDS encoding response regulator transcription factor, producing MPASHAVLVIDDDAIVRQFVELVLTQAGYNVSSVATGELGIKALQTARWDLVLLDINIPDMTGLDVLRLLRKYQKVKAAVMMMTARGDLSTVREAMESGADGYLVKPFGPKDLLKRVEAMLNPEKFRAVPKDPMKDDGYPPIQLD from the coding sequence GTGCCCGCGTCCCATGCCGTGCTGGTGATCGATGACGACGCCATCGTGCGCCAGTTCGTCGAGCTGGTCCTGACCCAGGCCGGCTACAACGTCTCCTCGGTCGCGACCGGCGAGCTGGGCATCAAGGCCTTGCAGACGGCCCGCTGGGACCTGGTGCTGCTGGACATCAACATCCCCGACATGACCGGGCTGGATGTGCTGCGCCTGTTGCGCAAGTACCAGAAGGTCAAGGCGGCGGTGATGATGATGACCGCGCGGGGCGACCTCTCGACCGTGCGCGAAGCCATGGAGAGCGGGGCCGACGGCTACCTGGTCAAGCCGTTCGGGCCGAAGGACCTGCTCAAGCGGGTCGAGGCCATGCTGAACCCCGAGAAGTTCCGCGCCGTCCCCAAGGACCCCATGAAGGACGACGGTTACCCGCCTATTCAGCTGGACTGA
- a CDS encoding DNA adenine methylase, with amino-acid sequence MKERRPAAGAVPSILKWTGSKRSQAAEIARLAPPHARYVEPFLGGGAVLYHLAGGGAAASDLYAPLIGFWRMVQAEPDHLVADYAEQWRRLRDDGPGYFYAVRERFNADKRPADLNFLMRTCVNGIVRFSQDGDFNNSFHLSRRGMLPARFAKAVQAWSARIQGVAFAARDYREALAETRAGDFVYLDPPYAGTYQRYIGGIDEAALFAALDQLNRRDVRWALSFDGRRGQTVYRAEVPPALYRRRLSLVSGYSAVAKVLNGPVETVSEALYLSW; translated from the coding sequence ATGAAGGAAAGGCGCCCGGCCGCCGGCGCGGTCCCCTCGATCCTGAAGTGGACCGGCAGCAAGCGCAGCCAGGCGGCAGAGATCGCGCGCCTGGCGCCGCCGCACGCGCGCTATGTCGAGCCATTCCTGGGCGGCGGCGCGGTGCTCTATCACCTGGCCGGCGGAGGCGCGGCGGCCAGCGACCTCTACGCCCCGCTGATCGGCTTCTGGCGCATGGTCCAGGCCGAGCCGGACCATCTGGTCGCCGACTACGCCGAGCAGTGGCGGCGGCTGCGGGACGACGGGCCGGGCTATTTCTACGCGGTGCGCGAGCGCTTCAACGCCGACAAGCGCCCCGCCGACCTGAACTTCCTGATGCGCACCTGCGTCAACGGCATCGTCCGCTTCAGCCAGGACGGCGACTTCAACAACTCGTTCCACCTGTCGCGACGCGGCATGCTGCCCGCGCGCTTCGCCAAGGCCGTCCAGGCTTGGTCGGCGCGGATCCAGGGCGTGGCGTTCGCCGCCCGCGACTATCGCGAGGCCCTGGCCGAGACCCGGGCCGGCGACTTCGTCTATCTGGACCCACCCTATGCCGGGACCTACCAGCGCTATATCGGCGGCATCGACGAGGCGGCCCTGTTCGCAGCGCTGGACCAGCTGAACCGGCGCGACGTGCGCTGGGCCCTGTCGTTCGACGGCCGGCGGGGCCAGACGGTGTATCGCGCGGAGGTTCCGCCGGCGCTCTATAGGCGCAGGCTGTCCCTGGTCAGCGGCTATTCCGCCGTCGCCAAGGTCCTGAACGGCCCGGTGGAGACGGTGTCCGAGGCGCTGTATCTCAGCTGGTGA
- a CDS encoding PaaI family thioesterase yields MAEDFSAALTAGQAGSLPDLLGLQWLEAKPGLVKGRFDVDKRHMAPNGYLHAASVIALADSAAGYGCVVSLPEGGTGFTTIELKSNFLGTVREGGVAVEAKLAHGGRNTQVWDAVVTDEATGKTIALFRCTQMILRPKV; encoded by the coding sequence GTGGCCGAAGACTTCAGCGCCGCCCTGACCGCCGGCCAAGCCGGCTCCTTGCCCGACCTCCTGGGCCTGCAGTGGCTGGAGGCCAAGCCGGGCCTGGTGAAGGGCCGCTTCGACGTCGACAAGCGGCACATGGCGCCCAACGGCTACCTGCACGCGGCCAGCGTCATCGCCCTGGCCGACTCGGCCGCCGGCTACGGCTGCGTCGTCTCCCTGCCCGAGGGCGGGACGGGCTTCACCACCATCGAACTGAAGTCGAACTTCCTGGGCACGGTCCGCGAGGGCGGCGTGGCGGTCGAGGCCAAACTGGCCCACGGCGGCCGCAACACCCAGGTCTGGGACGCGGTCGTGACCGACGAGGCGACCGGAAAGACCATCGCGCTTTTCCGCTGCACCCAGATGATTCTGCGACCAAAAGTCTGA
- a CDS encoding MBL fold metallo-hydrolase — MMQPEIIAYRHPTTGTVTYLIVDPATYLCAIVDPVLDFDPATETVDASFINRIIAEIRARDLGPTWILETGLHTGHISAAGHVKYETGASVCIGARVVDSLKRLAPKLGESMVDLDGWDFDKLAQDGEALPMGGLEITAIALTGRLPGAVAYKLGDALFTGDLLLAPAEGAGRCDVPGADAGKAWDDARKVLKLSPQTRVLPGVSAAETFESTIAEEKAANIQLNDKIDRLDFIALRTAADAFLPDPVLAGAALRVAIRAGKLPSEPKSGPRFPPVDLSKL, encoded by the coding sequence TTGATGCAGCCGGAAATCATCGCATACCGCCATCCCACGACGGGGACGGTGACCTATCTGATCGTCGATCCCGCCACCTATCTCTGCGCCATCGTCGATCCTGTTCTGGATTTCGATCCCGCCACCGAGACCGTGGACGCCAGTTTCATCAACCGGATCATCGCCGAGATCCGCGCCCGCGACCTGGGTCCGACCTGGATCCTGGAAACCGGCCTGCACACCGGTCACATCTCGGCCGCCGGCCATGTAAAATACGAGACCGGCGCCTCGGTCTGCATCGGCGCCCGCGTCGTCGACAGCCTCAAGCGCCTGGCCCCCAAGCTGGGCGAGAGCATGGTCGACCTGGACGGCTGGGATTTCGACAAGCTGGCCCAGGACGGGGAGGCCCTGCCGATGGGCGGCCTCGAGATCACCGCCATCGCCCTGACCGGCCGCCTGCCCGGCGCGGTCGCCTACAAGCTGGGCGACGCCCTCTTCACCGGCGACCTGCTGCTGGCCCCCGCCGAGGGCGCGGGCCGCTGCGACGTCCCCGGCGCCGACGCCGGCAAGGCCTGGGACGACGCCCGCAAGGTCCTCAAGCTGTCGCCGCAGACCCGCGTCCTGCCGGGCGTCAGCGCGGCCGAGACCTTCGAGTCGACGATCGCCGAGGAGAAGGCCGCCAACATCCAGCTGAACGACAAGATCGACCGGCTGGACTTCATCGCCCTGCGCACCGCCGCCGACGCCTTCCTGCCCGATCCGGTGCTGGCCGGCGCCGCCCTGCGGGTGGCCATCCGCGCCGGCAAGCTGCCGTCGGAGCCCAAAAGCGGTCCCCGCTTCCCGCCGGTCGACCTGAGCAAACTCTAG
- a CDS encoding RluA family pseudouridine synthase, with translation MDGVDDTLDDDILDAGAAELGDEAGEGDLLTADLPASLAGQRLDKVLAPLFPDLSRARLQALIGEGRLSLDGQSVTDASRKAQAGIYSLLVPPPAPADPEPEAIPLTVLYEDEHLIVVDKPAGMAVHPAPGTPNGTLVNALLHHCGDSLSGVGGVARPGIVHRLDKDTSGVMVAAKSDAAHKGLSKLFSTHDIDRLYVALTRGAPSPPTGAIETLIGRSPGDRKKMAVLRSGGRTAITHYRVEAAFGPPDKPLAARVACRLETGRTHQIRVHMASKGSPCLGDPVYGASQPANVVREMIAAAGLKRQALHAAVLGFVHPVTGETLRFETPLPPDMAALQAALETL, from the coding sequence GTGGATGGCGTGGACGACACACTGGATGACGACATCCTCGACGCCGGCGCCGCCGAACTGGGCGACGAAGCGGGCGAAGGCGACCTCCTGACCGCCGATCTGCCCGCGAGCCTGGCCGGTCAGCGGCTGGACAAGGTGCTGGCCCCGCTGTTTCCCGACCTGTCGCGCGCCCGCCTGCAGGCCCTGATCGGCGAGGGCCGCCTGTCGCTGGACGGTCAGTCGGTCACCGACGCCTCGCGCAAGGCCCAGGCCGGGATCTACAGCCTGCTTGTTCCCCCGCCGGCTCCGGCCGACCCCGAGCCAGAGGCCATCCCGCTGACGGTGCTCTATGAGGACGAGCACCTCATCGTGGTCGACAAGCCGGCCGGCATGGCCGTGCACCCTGCGCCGGGCACGCCGAACGGCACCCTGGTCAACGCCCTGCTGCACCACTGCGGCGACAGCCTCTCTGGTGTCGGCGGCGTGGCGCGGCCGGGCATCGTCCACCGCCTGGACAAGGACACCTCGGGCGTCATGGTCGCGGCCAAGAGCGACGCGGCGCACAAGGGCCTGTCGAAGCTGTTCTCGACCCACGACATCGACCGGCTGTACGTCGCCCTGACGCGCGGCGCGCCCTCGCCGCCCACGGGTGCGATCGAGACGCTGATCGGCCGCTCGCCCGGAGACCGCAAGAAGATGGCGGTGCTGCGCTCGGGCGGCCGGACGGCGATCACCCACTACCGGGTCGAGGCCGCCTTCGGGCCCCCGGACAAGCCGCTGGCCGCGCGGGTGGCCTGCCGGCTGGAGACCGGGCGCACGCACCAGATCCGCGTCCACATGGCCAGCAAGGGCTCGCCCTGCCTGGGCGATCCCGTCTACGGCGCCAGCCAGCCCGCCAACGTCGTGCGCGAGATGATCGCCGCGGCGGGTCTCAAGCGCCAGGCCCTGCACGCCGCCGTGCTGGGCTTCGTCCATCCGGTGACGGGTGAGACCCTGCGCTTCGAGACTCCCCTGCCCCCGGACATGGCCGCGCTGCAGGCGGCCTTGGAAACCCTCTGA
- a CDS encoding TonB-dependent receptor produces the protein MRAFRTTTLLTASLLALVAAAPAFAADETPADNAEQNTSLGEVVITAQKRAQDPVEVPIAVTAYSGKFLEAIGVKAFDELSAFTPGFLVQNQSNNNSGFVMRGITSDSGSATDETRVSIYQDGVPISRSRGSYVELFDMERVEIAKGPQSTLFGRGALIGAVNLVQNKANPAHFDWAAKAEGGTGGYAVGEAMVNFAFENGSALRIAARTRQNDGYVKDAAGGDAYNSTDTQAVRMAYHLEPGKLKLDLIGNYQVDDTSGTSFKSHTFNPTNPLTGAALGNTDVGSAATLSPGAGFEGGAPLGLDRKVYGLTALAEYEISDSLTLSSITATRAFHSVEVFDPDGTSLPILTFAEDAQGRQQSQELRLRYDAGGRFSGFVGANYFHETGSWRIPGQFDERLVLALLAGNTPLGISRPNPQPLAVLTNPTYLATVLQLGFGIPASLAPGIVSNLKSVHKEEFANYGENTAYDVYADGTFKLTDTFEITGGIRYTSEDREAAYRSTVQNGRSILGILLAAPTATNLFLAAQPNAVNNPLLPTVGLIAQPTANNGDTFTKKIDDSGLTWRLVGRYAPSDNLSLYASYARGRRPDVISASAPATPLGAARFNVVASETVDSYEAGAKGKLLDGRLYLSGSVFRYDYDNFATSFRQGAQVVTLNAGKAKAYGFEGEARVQAGDFWTLFATYAYNHARLESGLREGNHFRLSPDQTFSVGAAFSREALGGKLTFTPTYTWRSKMFFDDDNDRSDLQSSGLFPDTKVDEFQNAYGLLNVRLGFGAVDDRWKVEAFVENLADERYLKDAGNTGDSFGIPTFIAGKPRFMGIGVTFRR, from the coding sequence ATGCGCGCCTTTCGCACCACCACGCTGTTGACCGCCAGCCTGCTGGCCCTGGTCGCCGCCGCGCCAGCCTTCGCGGCTGATGAGACGCCGGCGGACAATGCCGAGCAGAACACCAGCCTGGGCGAGGTGGTCATCACCGCCCAGAAGCGCGCCCAGGATCCGGTCGAGGTGCCGATCGCCGTCACCGCCTATTCGGGCAAGTTCCTGGAGGCCATCGGCGTCAAGGCGTTCGACGAGCTGTCGGCCTTCACCCCCGGCTTCCTGGTGCAGAACCAGTCGAACAACAATTCCGGCTTCGTGATGCGCGGCATCACCTCGGACAGCGGCTCGGCCACCGACGAGACGCGGGTGTCGATCTATCAGGACGGCGTGCCGATCTCGCGCTCGCGCGGCTCTTACGTCGAGCTGTTCGACATGGAGCGCGTCGAGATCGCCAAGGGGCCGCAGTCGACGCTGTTCGGCCGCGGCGCCCTGATCGGGGCGGTGAACCTGGTGCAGAACAAGGCCAACCCGGCCCACTTCGACTGGGCGGCCAAGGCCGAGGGCGGCACGGGCGGCTACGCGGTCGGCGAGGCCATGGTCAACTTCGCTTTCGAGAACGGCAGCGCCCTGCGCATCGCCGCCCGCACGCGCCAGAACGACGGCTACGTCAAGGACGCGGCCGGCGGCGACGCCTACAACTCGACCGACACCCAGGCCGTGCGCATGGCCTATCACCTGGAGCCGGGCAAGCTGAAGCTGGACCTGATCGGCAACTACCAGGTCGACGACACCAGCGGCACCTCGTTCAAGAGCCACACCTTCAACCCAACCAATCCGCTGACGGGCGCGGCTCTGGGCAATACCGACGTCGGCTCGGCCGCGACCCTGTCGCCCGGCGCCGGCTTCGAAGGCGGCGCGCCCCTGGGCCTGGACCGCAAGGTCTACGGTCTGACGGCCCTGGCCGAGTACGAGATCAGCGACAGCCTGACCCTGTCGTCGATCACCGCCACCCGCGCCTTCCACTCGGTGGAAGTGTTCGATCCGGACGGCACGAGCCTGCCGATCCTGACCTTCGCCGAGGACGCGCAAGGTCGCCAGCAGAGCCAGGAGCTGCGCCTGCGCTACGACGCCGGCGGTCGCTTCTCGGGCTTCGTCGGCGCCAACTATTTCCACGAGACCGGCTCGTGGCGGATCCCGGGCCAGTTCGACGAGCGCCTGGTCCTGGCCCTGCTGGCCGGCAATACGCCCCTGGGCATCAGCCGTCCGAACCCGCAGCCGCTGGCCGTGCTGACCAACCCGACCTACCTGGCCACCGTGCTGCAGCTGGGCTTCGGCATCCCCGCCAGCCTGGCGCCCGGGATCGTCTCGAACCTGAAGTCGGTCCACAAGGAAGAGTTCGCCAACTACGGCGAGAACACCGCCTACGACGTCTATGCCGACGGCACGTTCAAGCTGACCGACACGTTCGAGATCACCGGCGGCATCCGCTACACCAGCGAGGATCGCGAGGCGGCCTATCGCTCGACCGTGCAGAACGGCCGCTCGATCCTGGGCATCCTGCTGGCCGCCCCGACCGCGACCAACCTGTTCCTGGCCGCCCAGCCGAACGCGGTAAACAATCCGCTGCTGCCGACCGTGGGCCTGATCGCCCAGCCGACCGCCAACAACGGCGACACCTTCACCAAGAAGATCGACGACAGCGGCCTGACCTGGCGCCTGGTCGGGCGCTACGCGCCGTCCGACAATCTGAGCCTCTACGCCTCCTACGCGCGCGGCCGGCGTCCGGACGTCATCTCGGCCAGCGCCCCGGCCACGCCCCTGGGCGCGGCGCGCTTCAACGTCGTGGCCTCCGAGACGGTCGACAGCTACGAGGCCGGCGCCAAGGGCAAGCTGCTGGACGGGCGCCTCTATCTGTCGGGCTCGGTGTTCCGCTACGACTACGACAACTTCGCCACCAGCTTCCGCCAGGGCGCGCAGGTGGTGACCCTGAACGCCGGCAAGGCCAAGGCCTACGGCTTCGAGGGCGAGGCCCGCGTCCAGGCCGGCGACTTCTGGACCCTGTTCGCGACCTACGCCTACAACCACGCCCGGCTGGAGAGCGGCCTGCGCGAGGGCAACCACTTCCGCCTGTCGCCGGACCAGACCTTCTCGGTCGGCGCCGCGTTCAGCCGTGAGGCCCTGGGCGGCAAGCTGACCTTCACCCCGACCTATACCTGGCGCTCGAAGATGTTCTTCGATGACGACAACGACCGCTCGGACCTGCAGTCGTCGGGCCTGTTCCCCGACACCAAGGTCGACGAGTTCCAGAACGCCTACGGCCTGCTGAACGTCCGCCTGGGCTTCGGCGCCGTCGATGACCGCTGGAAGGTCGAGGCCTTCGTCGAGAACCTGGCCGACGAGCGCTACCTGAAGGACGCCGGCAATACCGGCGACAGCTTCGGCATCCCGACCTTCATCGCCGGCAAGCCGCGCTTCATGGGGATCGGGGTTACGTTCCGCCGCTAG